In Apis cerana isolate GH-2021 linkage group LG5, AcerK_1.0, whole genome shotgun sequence, a single genomic region encodes these proteins:
- the LOC107994397 gene encoding solute carrier family 12 member 4 isoform X1 — translation MERFRVTPANNTSQYAPQQQQSLDYDPPLNGTQLEHQHLVPKSTSECDGGGAGGDGDSMVGGGNSEKKNTEYETNLFLYSEEMEVRPRISTLLNSLSDYSNTIPAATDPDAKPPPVQGGARMGTLIGVFLPCIQNIFGVILFIRLTWVVGTAGAFQGFFIVLCCCCVTMLTAISMSAIATNGVVPAGGSYFMISRSLGPEFGGAVGMLFYTGTTLAAAMYIIGAVEIVLTYMAPSLSIFGDFTKDPNIMYNNFRVYGTGLLMVMGTIVFIGVKFVNKFATVALACVILSIVAVYVGLFYNFNGNESLKMCVLGRRLLKDINVLTECNKNTSGILHQLYCGNTTNTNKCDPYYMENDVTIINGIRGLASGVFLDNIWDSFQEEGQLIAYGRDPKDIDMMSNSSFNQIQVDLTTTFTILIGIFFPSVTGIMAGSNRSGDLADAQKSIPIGTICAILTTSTVYLSSVLLFAGTVDNLLLRDKFGQSIGGKLVVANMAWPNQWVILIGSFLSTLGAGLQSLTGAPRLLQAIAKDSIIPFLTPFATSSSRGEPTRALVLTVIICQCGILLGNVDYLAPLLSMFFLMCYGFVNLACALQTLLRTPNWRPRFKYYHWSLSFLGLSLCIAIMFMTSWYYALLAMGMAGCIYKYIEYRGAEKEWGDGIRGLALSAARYSLLRLEEGPPHTKNWRPQILILAKLTDDLVPKYRKLFAFASQLKAGKGLTICVSCIGGDYIQNTGKTLAAKVNLRKTIAEEKVKGFVDVLVAKDVVDGLCSLIQTTGLGGMKPNTVILGWPYSWKQSQEERNWRGFLQTVRAVAAARMALLVPKGINFFPDSTEKVVGNIDVWWIVHDGGLLMLLPFLLKQHRTWKNCKMRIFTVAQMEDNSIQMKKDLKKFLYDLRIEAEVEIVEMMDSDISAYTYERTLMMEQRNQMLRELRLNKKESLGVVQSLVDFNEVPAEENLPLVQAIVDHHHNVDVKVATKVRFQEPGSQNPNAVDEAQEKLVQETEGKEGEADVNDAGEEAKEGNEEETKLIGGSPKQENKENTEKEAKENEEKKTDSPESKKPTITPDEGNVRRMHTSIKLNEVIVKKSKNAQLVILNLPGPPRDTKLERESNYMEFLEVLTEGLERVLMVRGGGREVITIYS, via the exons GAAGAGATGGAAGTTCGTCCTCGAATTTCCACGCTGCTCAACAGCCTGTCGGACTACAGCAACACGATTCCAGCTGCGACCGACCCGGATGCGAAACCTCCACCCGTGCAAGGTGGTGCACGAATGGGTACTTTGATCGGTGTCTTTCTGCCTTGCATCCAAAACATCTTTGGTGTGATTCTATTCATTCGTTTGACCTGGGTCGTTGGCACCGCTGGAGCTTTTCAGGGTTTCTTCATTGTGTTGTGTTGTTGTTGCGTG ACGATGCTGACAGCTATCAGTATGAGTGCCATCGCGACTAATGGCGTTGTACCAGCTGGAGGATCTTACTTCATGATATCCAGAAGTTTGGGTCCAGAATTCGGTGGTGCCGTAGGAATGCTCTTCTATACGGGTACCACTCTAGCTGCTGCTATGTATATCATCGGTGCTGTTGAAATTGTCCTG ACTTACATGGCGCCATCGCTTAGTATATTTGGAGACTTTACAAAAGACCCTAACATCATGTATAATAACTTTCGCGTATACGGTACTGGATTGCTTATGGTAATGGGCACTATCGTATTCATTGGTGTGAAATTTGTCAACAAGTTTGCGACTGTCGCCCTAGCTTGTGTCATTCTTTCTATCGTGGCTGTCTACGTAGGGTTATTCTATAACTTTAATGGCAACGAATCTCTCAA GATGTGTGTTCTCGGAAGGAGATTGTTAAAAGACATCAACGTACTTACCGAATGTAATAAGAATACTAGTGGAATTCTTCATCAACTCTACTGTGGAAATACAACCAACACAAACAAATGTGATCCTTATTATATGGAAAACGATGTGACTATTATAAATGGAATTCGTGGATTGGCCAGTGGTGTATTTTTag ACAATATATGGGACAGCTTTCAAGAAGAAGGCCAACTGATTGCCTATGGAAGAGATCCCAAAGATATTGACATGATGTCCAATTCTTCCTTCAATCAAATTCAAGTCGACCTTACCACTACCTTCACCATTCTTATTGGTATTTTCTTCCCTTCAGTCACag GAATCATGGCTGGCTCCAATAGATCAGGTGACTTAGCAGATGCCCAGAAATCTATTCCTATTGGTACTATTTGTGCCATTTTGACAACCTCAACAGTATATCTCTCCAGTGTTTTACTCTTTGCTGGTACAGTGGACAATCTTCTACTTCGAGATAAATTTGGCCAAAGTATTGGTGGCAAACTGGTAGTAGCGAATATGGCTTGGCCCAATCAATGGGTCATCTTGATTGGTTCTTTCCTGTCCACTCTTGGTGCTGGACTTCAATCTTTAACGGGCGCTCCACGATTACTCCAAGCTATCGCTAAGGACAGTATCATTCCTTTTTTAACTCCATTCGCCACCAGTTCGAGTCGAGGAGAACCTACAAGAGCTCTAGTATTGACAGTAATCATTTGCCAATGTGGTATTCTTCTTGGCAATGTTGACTATTTGGCTCCCTTATTATCAATGTTCTTTCTCATGTGCTATGGCTTTGTAAACCTGGCTTGTGCTCTACAAACTCTTCTCAGAACACCTAACTGGCGACCAAGATTCAAATACTATCATTGGAGTCTTTCTTTTCTCGGTCTGTCCCTCTGCATTGCCATCATGTTCATGACAAGTTGGTACTATGCTTTATTGGCCATGGGAATGGCTGGCTGTATTTACAAATACATTGAATACCGTGGTGCTGAGAAAGAATGGGGTGATGGTATTCGTGGTCTAGCTCTATCAGCCGCTCGTTACTCTCTTTTGAGACTGGAGGAAGGGCCACCTCACACAAAGAACTGGCGACCACAAATTCTCATCTTGGCTAAGCTGACAGATGATCTAGTACCCAAATATCGCAAATTATTCGCATTTGCTAGTCAATTGAAGGCTGGAAAAGGTTTGACAATCTGTGTCAGCTGCATCGGTGGTGATTACATTCAGAACACTGGCAAGACTTTGGCCGCAAAAGTGAATTTGCGCAAGACGATCGCAGAGGAAAAAGTAAAAGGATTCGTAGATGTCTTAGTGGCTAAGGATGTCGTCGATGGTCTCTGTTCTTTGATTCAAACAACCGGATTAGGCGGCATGAAGCCTAATACTGTGATTCTTGGCTGGCCCTATAGCTGGAAACAATcacaagaagaaagaaattggagGGGATTCTTACAGACTGTCAGAGCAGTTGCCGCAGCCAGAATGGCTCTTTTGGTACCTAAAGGAATTAACTTCTTCCCTGATTCAACGGAAAAAGTTGTGGGAAATATCGATGTCTGGTGGATCGTGCACGATGGCGGTCTTCTGATGCTGTTGCCATTCTTGCTGAAGCAACATCGCACATGGAAGAATTGCAAAATGAGAATCTTCACAGTCGCCCAGATGGAGGATAATTCTATTCAGATGAAGAaggatttgaaaaaattcctgTACGACCTGAGAATCGAAGCTGAAGTGGAGATCGTGGAAAtg ATGGATTCAGACATATCTGCATATACTTACGAGCGAACTTTGATGATGGAGCAGAGGAACCAAATGTTGAGAGAGTTGCGACTAAACAAGAAGGAGTCCCTAGGAGTG GTGCAGTCATTGGTGGACTTCAACGAGGTACCCGCTGAAGAAAATTTACCTCTG GTGCAGGCGATTGTGGATCATCACCACAACGTGGACGTGAAGGTGGCCACCAAAGTGAGATTCCAGGAGCCTGGAAGCCAGAATCCTAACGCGGTTGACGAGGCGCAAGAGAAATTGGTACAGGAGACGGAAGGCAAAGAGGGAGAGGCAGATGTTAATGACGCTGGAGAAGAAGCTAAAGAGGGCAATGAGGAGGAAACGAAATTGATTGGTGGGTCGCCGAAACAGGAAAATAAGGAGAATACGGAGAAGGAAGCGAAAGAGAACGAGGAGAAGAAAACTGATAGTCCAGAATCTAAGAAACCTACGATAACACC GGATGAAGGTAACGTAAGACGTATGCATACTTCCATCAAATTGAACGAAGTGATCGTGAAGAAGAGCAAAAATGCTCAGTTAGTCATACTCAATCTACCTGGACCACCAAGAGACACCAAACTAGAACGCGAATCAAATT ATATGGAATTTTTAGAGGTTCTCACCGAGGGTCTTGAGAGGGTGCTGATGGTACGTGGAGGTGGACGGGAGGTGATCACTATCTATTCGTGA
- the LOC107994397 gene encoding solute carrier family 12 member 6 isoform X5 → MSNSGAIPLILVKKEQLVEGDGGGAGGDGDSMVGGGNSEKKNTEYETNLFLYSEEMEVRPRISTLLNSLSDYSNTIPAATDPDAKPPPVQGGARMGTLIGVFLPCIQNIFGVILFIRLTWVVGTAGAFQGFFIVLCCCCVTMLTAISMSAIATNGVVPAGGSYFMISRSLGPEFGGAVGMLFYTGTTLAAAMYIIGAVEIVLTYMAPSLSIFGDFTKDPNIMYNNFRVYGTGLLMVMGTIVFIGVKFVNKFATVALACVILSIVAVYVGLFYNFNGNESLKMCVLGRRLLKDINVLTECNKNTSGILHQLYCGNTTNTNKCDPYYMENDVTIINGIRGLASGVFLDNIWDSFQEEGQLIAYGRDPKDIDMMSNSSFNQIQVDLTTTFTILIGIFFPSVTGIMAGSNRSGDLADAQKSIPIGTICAILTTSTVYLSSVLLFAGTVDNLLLRDKFGQSIGGKLVVANMAWPNQWVILIGSFLSTLGAGLQSLTGAPRLLQAIAKDSIIPFLTPFATSSSRGEPTRALVLTVIICQCGILLGNVDYLAPLLSMFFLMCYGFVNLACALQTLLRTPNWRPRFKYYHWSLSFLGLSLCIAIMFMTSWYYALLAMGMAGCIYKYIEYRGAEKEWGDGIRGLALSAARYSLLRLEEGPPHTKNWRPQILILAKLTDDLVPKYRKLFAFASQLKAGKGLTICVSCIGGDYIQNTGKTLAAKVNLRKTIAEEKVKGFVDVLVAKDVVDGLCSLIQTTGLGGMKPNTVILGWPYSWKQSQEERNWRGFLQTVRAVAAARMALLVPKGINFFPDSTEKVVGNIDVWWIVHDGGLLMLLPFLLKQHRTWKNCKMRIFTVAQMEDNSIQMKKDLKKFLYDLRIEAEVEIVEMMDSDISAYTYERTLMMEQRNQMLRELRLNKKESLGVVQSLVDFNEVPAEENLPLVQAIVDHHHNVDVKVATKVRFQEPGSQNPNAVDEAQEKLVQETEGKEGEADVNDAGEEAKEGNEEETKLIGGSPKQENKENTEKEAKENEEKKTDSPESKKPTITPDEGNVRRMHTSIKLNEVIVKKSKNAQLVILNLPGPPRDTKLERESNYMEFLEVLTEGLERVLMVRGGGREVITIYS, encoded by the exons GAAGAGATGGAAGTTCGTCCTCGAATTTCCACGCTGCTCAACAGCCTGTCGGACTACAGCAACACGATTCCAGCTGCGACCGACCCGGATGCGAAACCTCCACCCGTGCAAGGTGGTGCACGAATGGGTACTTTGATCGGTGTCTTTCTGCCTTGCATCCAAAACATCTTTGGTGTGATTCTATTCATTCGTTTGACCTGGGTCGTTGGCACCGCTGGAGCTTTTCAGGGTTTCTTCATTGTGTTGTGTTGTTGTTGCGTG ACGATGCTGACAGCTATCAGTATGAGTGCCATCGCGACTAATGGCGTTGTACCAGCTGGAGGATCTTACTTCATGATATCCAGAAGTTTGGGTCCAGAATTCGGTGGTGCCGTAGGAATGCTCTTCTATACGGGTACCACTCTAGCTGCTGCTATGTATATCATCGGTGCTGTTGAAATTGTCCTG ACTTACATGGCGCCATCGCTTAGTATATTTGGAGACTTTACAAAAGACCCTAACATCATGTATAATAACTTTCGCGTATACGGTACTGGATTGCTTATGGTAATGGGCACTATCGTATTCATTGGTGTGAAATTTGTCAACAAGTTTGCGACTGTCGCCCTAGCTTGTGTCATTCTTTCTATCGTGGCTGTCTACGTAGGGTTATTCTATAACTTTAATGGCAACGAATCTCTCAA GATGTGTGTTCTCGGAAGGAGATTGTTAAAAGACATCAACGTACTTACCGAATGTAATAAGAATACTAGTGGAATTCTTCATCAACTCTACTGTGGAAATACAACCAACACAAACAAATGTGATCCTTATTATATGGAAAACGATGTGACTATTATAAATGGAATTCGTGGATTGGCCAGTGGTGTATTTTTag ACAATATATGGGACAGCTTTCAAGAAGAAGGCCAACTGATTGCCTATGGAAGAGATCCCAAAGATATTGACATGATGTCCAATTCTTCCTTCAATCAAATTCAAGTCGACCTTACCACTACCTTCACCATTCTTATTGGTATTTTCTTCCCTTCAGTCACag GAATCATGGCTGGCTCCAATAGATCAGGTGACTTAGCAGATGCCCAGAAATCTATTCCTATTGGTACTATTTGTGCCATTTTGACAACCTCAACAGTATATCTCTCCAGTGTTTTACTCTTTGCTGGTACAGTGGACAATCTTCTACTTCGAGATAAATTTGGCCAAAGTATTGGTGGCAAACTGGTAGTAGCGAATATGGCTTGGCCCAATCAATGGGTCATCTTGATTGGTTCTTTCCTGTCCACTCTTGGTGCTGGACTTCAATCTTTAACGGGCGCTCCACGATTACTCCAAGCTATCGCTAAGGACAGTATCATTCCTTTTTTAACTCCATTCGCCACCAGTTCGAGTCGAGGAGAACCTACAAGAGCTCTAGTATTGACAGTAATCATTTGCCAATGTGGTATTCTTCTTGGCAATGTTGACTATTTGGCTCCCTTATTATCAATGTTCTTTCTCATGTGCTATGGCTTTGTAAACCTGGCTTGTGCTCTACAAACTCTTCTCAGAACACCTAACTGGCGACCAAGATTCAAATACTATCATTGGAGTCTTTCTTTTCTCGGTCTGTCCCTCTGCATTGCCATCATGTTCATGACAAGTTGGTACTATGCTTTATTGGCCATGGGAATGGCTGGCTGTATTTACAAATACATTGAATACCGTGGTGCTGAGAAAGAATGGGGTGATGGTATTCGTGGTCTAGCTCTATCAGCCGCTCGTTACTCTCTTTTGAGACTGGAGGAAGGGCCACCTCACACAAAGAACTGGCGACCACAAATTCTCATCTTGGCTAAGCTGACAGATGATCTAGTACCCAAATATCGCAAATTATTCGCATTTGCTAGTCAATTGAAGGCTGGAAAAGGTTTGACAATCTGTGTCAGCTGCATCGGTGGTGATTACATTCAGAACACTGGCAAGACTTTGGCCGCAAAAGTGAATTTGCGCAAGACGATCGCAGAGGAAAAAGTAAAAGGATTCGTAGATGTCTTAGTGGCTAAGGATGTCGTCGATGGTCTCTGTTCTTTGATTCAAACAACCGGATTAGGCGGCATGAAGCCTAATACTGTGATTCTTGGCTGGCCCTATAGCTGGAAACAATcacaagaagaaagaaattggagGGGATTCTTACAGACTGTCAGAGCAGTTGCCGCAGCCAGAATGGCTCTTTTGGTACCTAAAGGAATTAACTTCTTCCCTGATTCAACGGAAAAAGTTGTGGGAAATATCGATGTCTGGTGGATCGTGCACGATGGCGGTCTTCTGATGCTGTTGCCATTCTTGCTGAAGCAACATCGCACATGGAAGAATTGCAAAATGAGAATCTTCACAGTCGCCCAGATGGAGGATAATTCTATTCAGATGAAGAaggatttgaaaaaattcctgTACGACCTGAGAATCGAAGCTGAAGTGGAGATCGTGGAAAtg ATGGATTCAGACATATCTGCATATACTTACGAGCGAACTTTGATGATGGAGCAGAGGAACCAAATGTTGAGAGAGTTGCGACTAAACAAGAAGGAGTCCCTAGGAGTG GTGCAGTCATTGGTGGACTTCAACGAGGTACCCGCTGAAGAAAATTTACCTCTG GTGCAGGCGATTGTGGATCATCACCACAACGTGGACGTGAAGGTGGCCACCAAAGTGAGATTCCAGGAGCCTGGAAGCCAGAATCCTAACGCGGTTGACGAGGCGCAAGAGAAATTGGTACAGGAGACGGAAGGCAAAGAGGGAGAGGCAGATGTTAATGACGCTGGAGAAGAAGCTAAAGAGGGCAATGAGGAGGAAACGAAATTGATTGGTGGGTCGCCGAAACAGGAAAATAAGGAGAATACGGAGAAGGAAGCGAAAGAGAACGAGGAGAAGAAAACTGATAGTCCAGAATCTAAGAAACCTACGATAACACC GGATGAAGGTAACGTAAGACGTATGCATACTTCCATCAAATTGAACGAAGTGATCGTGAAGAAGAGCAAAAATGCTCAGTTAGTCATACTCAATCTACCTGGACCACCAAGAGACACCAAACTAGAACGCGAATCAAATT ATATGGAATTTTTAGAGGTTCTCACCGAGGGTCTTGAGAGGGTGCTGATGGTACGTGGAGGTGGACGGGAGGTGATCACTATCTATTCGTGA
- the LOC107994397 gene encoding solute carrier family 12 member 4 isoform X3: protein MERFRVTPANNTSQYAPQQQQSLDYDPPLNGTQLEHQHLVPKSTSECDGGGAGGDGDSMVGGGNSEKKNTEYETNLFLYSEEMEVRPRISTLLNSLSDYSNTIPAATDPDAKPPPVQGGARMGTLIGVFLPCIQNIFGVILFIRLTWVVGTAGAFQGFFIVLCCCCVTMLTAISMSAIATNGVVPAGGSYFMISRSLGPEFGGAVGMLFYTGTTLAAAMYIIGAVEIVLTYMAPSLSIFGDFTKDPNIMYNNFRVYGTGLLMVMGTIVFIGVKFVNKFATVALACVILSIVAVYVGLFYNFNGNESLKMCVLGRRLLKDINVLTECNKNTSGILHQLYCGNTTNTNKCDPYYMENDVTIINGIRGLASGVFLDNIWDSFQEEGQLIAYGRDPKDIDMMSNSSFNQIQVDLTTTFTILIGIFFPSVTGIMAGSNRSGDLADAQKSIPIGTICAILTTSTVYLSSVLLFAGTVDNLLLRDKFGQSIGGKLVVANMAWPNQWVILIGSFLSTLGAGLQSLTGAPRLLQAIAKDSIIPFLTPFATSSSRGEPTRALVLTVIICQCGILLGNVDYLAPLLSMFFLMCYGFVNLACALQTLLRTPNWRPRFKYYHWSLSFLGLSLCIAIMFMTSWYYALLAMGMAGCIYKYIEYRGAEKEWGDGIRGLALSAARYSLLRLEEGPPHTKNWRPQILILAKLTDDLVPKYRKLFAFASQLKAGKGLTICVSCIGGDYIQNTGKTLAAKVNLRKTIAEEKVKGFVDVLVAKDVVDGLCSLIQTTGLGGMKPNTVILGWPYSWKQSQEERNWRGFLQTVRAVAAARMALLVPKGINFFPDSTEKVVGNIDVWWIVHDGGLLMLLPFLLKQHRTWKNCKMRIFTVAQMEDNSIQMKKDLKKFLYDLRIEAEVEIVEMMDSDISAYTYERTLMMEQRNQMLRELRLNKKESLGVVQAIVDHHHNVDVKVATKVRFQEPGSQNPNAVDEAQEKLVQETEGKEGEADVNDAGEEAKEGNEEETKLIGGSPKQENKENTEKEAKENEEKKTDSPESKKPTITPDEGNVRRMHTSIKLNEVIVKKSKNAQLVILNLPGPPRDTKLERESNYMEFLEVLTEGLERVLMVRGGGREVITIYS from the exons GAAGAGATGGAAGTTCGTCCTCGAATTTCCACGCTGCTCAACAGCCTGTCGGACTACAGCAACACGATTCCAGCTGCGACCGACCCGGATGCGAAACCTCCACCCGTGCAAGGTGGTGCACGAATGGGTACTTTGATCGGTGTCTTTCTGCCTTGCATCCAAAACATCTTTGGTGTGATTCTATTCATTCGTTTGACCTGGGTCGTTGGCACCGCTGGAGCTTTTCAGGGTTTCTTCATTGTGTTGTGTTGTTGTTGCGTG ACGATGCTGACAGCTATCAGTATGAGTGCCATCGCGACTAATGGCGTTGTACCAGCTGGAGGATCTTACTTCATGATATCCAGAAGTTTGGGTCCAGAATTCGGTGGTGCCGTAGGAATGCTCTTCTATACGGGTACCACTCTAGCTGCTGCTATGTATATCATCGGTGCTGTTGAAATTGTCCTG ACTTACATGGCGCCATCGCTTAGTATATTTGGAGACTTTACAAAAGACCCTAACATCATGTATAATAACTTTCGCGTATACGGTACTGGATTGCTTATGGTAATGGGCACTATCGTATTCATTGGTGTGAAATTTGTCAACAAGTTTGCGACTGTCGCCCTAGCTTGTGTCATTCTTTCTATCGTGGCTGTCTACGTAGGGTTATTCTATAACTTTAATGGCAACGAATCTCTCAA GATGTGTGTTCTCGGAAGGAGATTGTTAAAAGACATCAACGTACTTACCGAATGTAATAAGAATACTAGTGGAATTCTTCATCAACTCTACTGTGGAAATACAACCAACACAAACAAATGTGATCCTTATTATATGGAAAACGATGTGACTATTATAAATGGAATTCGTGGATTGGCCAGTGGTGTATTTTTag ACAATATATGGGACAGCTTTCAAGAAGAAGGCCAACTGATTGCCTATGGAAGAGATCCCAAAGATATTGACATGATGTCCAATTCTTCCTTCAATCAAATTCAAGTCGACCTTACCACTACCTTCACCATTCTTATTGGTATTTTCTTCCCTTCAGTCACag GAATCATGGCTGGCTCCAATAGATCAGGTGACTTAGCAGATGCCCAGAAATCTATTCCTATTGGTACTATTTGTGCCATTTTGACAACCTCAACAGTATATCTCTCCAGTGTTTTACTCTTTGCTGGTACAGTGGACAATCTTCTACTTCGAGATAAATTTGGCCAAAGTATTGGTGGCAAACTGGTAGTAGCGAATATGGCTTGGCCCAATCAATGGGTCATCTTGATTGGTTCTTTCCTGTCCACTCTTGGTGCTGGACTTCAATCTTTAACGGGCGCTCCACGATTACTCCAAGCTATCGCTAAGGACAGTATCATTCCTTTTTTAACTCCATTCGCCACCAGTTCGAGTCGAGGAGAACCTACAAGAGCTCTAGTATTGACAGTAATCATTTGCCAATGTGGTATTCTTCTTGGCAATGTTGACTATTTGGCTCCCTTATTATCAATGTTCTTTCTCATGTGCTATGGCTTTGTAAACCTGGCTTGTGCTCTACAAACTCTTCTCAGAACACCTAACTGGCGACCAAGATTCAAATACTATCATTGGAGTCTTTCTTTTCTCGGTCTGTCCCTCTGCATTGCCATCATGTTCATGACAAGTTGGTACTATGCTTTATTGGCCATGGGAATGGCTGGCTGTATTTACAAATACATTGAATACCGTGGTGCTGAGAAAGAATGGGGTGATGGTATTCGTGGTCTAGCTCTATCAGCCGCTCGTTACTCTCTTTTGAGACTGGAGGAAGGGCCACCTCACACAAAGAACTGGCGACCACAAATTCTCATCTTGGCTAAGCTGACAGATGATCTAGTACCCAAATATCGCAAATTATTCGCATTTGCTAGTCAATTGAAGGCTGGAAAAGGTTTGACAATCTGTGTCAGCTGCATCGGTGGTGATTACATTCAGAACACTGGCAAGACTTTGGCCGCAAAAGTGAATTTGCGCAAGACGATCGCAGAGGAAAAAGTAAAAGGATTCGTAGATGTCTTAGTGGCTAAGGATGTCGTCGATGGTCTCTGTTCTTTGATTCAAACAACCGGATTAGGCGGCATGAAGCCTAATACTGTGATTCTTGGCTGGCCCTATAGCTGGAAACAATcacaagaagaaagaaattggagGGGATTCTTACAGACTGTCAGAGCAGTTGCCGCAGCCAGAATGGCTCTTTTGGTACCTAAAGGAATTAACTTCTTCCCTGATTCAACGGAAAAAGTTGTGGGAAATATCGATGTCTGGTGGATCGTGCACGATGGCGGTCTTCTGATGCTGTTGCCATTCTTGCTGAAGCAACATCGCACATGGAAGAATTGCAAAATGAGAATCTTCACAGTCGCCCAGATGGAGGATAATTCTATTCAGATGAAGAaggatttgaaaaaattcctgTACGACCTGAGAATCGAAGCTGAAGTGGAGATCGTGGAAAtg ATGGATTCAGACATATCTGCATATACTTACGAGCGAACTTTGATGATGGAGCAGAGGAACCAAATGTTGAGAGAGTTGCGACTAAACAAGAAGGAGTCCCTAGGAGTG GTGCAGGCGATTGTGGATCATCACCACAACGTGGACGTGAAGGTGGCCACCAAAGTGAGATTCCAGGAGCCTGGAAGCCAGAATCCTAACGCGGTTGACGAGGCGCAAGAGAAATTGGTACAGGAGACGGAAGGCAAAGAGGGAGAGGCAGATGTTAATGACGCTGGAGAAGAAGCTAAAGAGGGCAATGAGGAGGAAACGAAATTGATTGGTGGGTCGCCGAAACAGGAAAATAAGGAGAATACGGAGAAGGAAGCGAAAGAGAACGAGGAGAAGAAAACTGATAGTCCAGAATCTAAGAAACCTACGATAACACC GGATGAAGGTAACGTAAGACGTATGCATACTTCCATCAAATTGAACGAAGTGATCGTGAAGAAGAGCAAAAATGCTCAGTTAGTCATACTCAATCTACCTGGACCACCAAGAGACACCAAACTAGAACGCGAATCAAATT ATATGGAATTTTTAGAGGTTCTCACCGAGGGTCTTGAGAGGGTGCTGATGGTACGTGGAGGTGGACGGGAGGTGATCACTATCTATTCGTGA